The genome window TAGGCGCAGGGCTTGGCGGCGGGTCTGCAGATGCAGCATTCTTTATCCGCCTCATTAACCAGAGTTTTGAATTGGGGATGGAGGAGGAGCGGATGATTGGCTATGCCAGGAAGCTTGGTGCCGATTGTGCGTTCTTTATTAAAAATAAACCGGTGTTTGCTTTTGAGATAGGTGACGAGTTTGAACAGGTGAGGCTCGATCTGTCCAAATATCAAATAGTACTGGTGATGCCGCCTGTTCATGTTTCCACCGCCGAGGCGTACCGTGGGGTAAAACCGGCACCGGTTAAAGAATCGTTAATGGATTTGATTTATGAGCCAATTACCGAGTGGAGAAAATATATAAAAAATGATTTTGAAGCATCGGTATTTAAAGACCACCCGGAAATAAGAGGGGTGAAGGCTGCGTTGTACGAAGCCGGTGCC of Mucilaginibacter xinganensis contains these proteins:
- the ispE gene encoding 4-(cytidine 5'-diphospho)-2-C-methyl-D-erythritol kinase, whose protein sequence is MIIFPNAKINIGLNVLSRRDDGYHNLETTFYPVNIKDALEIVVADELSFESSGLEIPGRVEDNLCVKGYHLLKKDFDLPPVKIHLHKHIPIGAGLGGGSADAAFFIRLINQSFELGMEEERMIGYARKLGADCAFFIKNKPVFAFEIGDEFEQVRLDLSKYQIVLVMPPVHVSTAEAYRGVKPAPVKESLMDLIYEPITEWRKYIKNDFEASVFKDHPEIRGVKAALYEAGALYASMSGSGASVFGIFDKTPDLSGLEEDNEVFRDL